Proteins encoded within one genomic window of Triticum aestivum cultivar Chinese Spring chromosome 2D, IWGSC CS RefSeq v2.1, whole genome shotgun sequence:
- the LOC123049121 gene encoding internal alternative NAD(P)H-ubiquinone oxidoreductase A1, mitochondrial produces the protein MAWSRIARSSQLSQSLSRIASEGGAPTPAASALRNAAALGPRSRHAASSFHSLACVGLADKCGAGAGGHLYGQNRGISATPSRLLPAAAEPLAAECSDTEDPAEAMAALPDLGPTGLKNKPRVVVLGSGWAACRFLKDVDTSVYDVVCVSPRNHMVFTPLLASTCVGTLEFRSVVEPVSRIQPALATRPGSYFFLANCTGIDTRKHEVYCTVAAGDEQLPTNPYRFRVAYDKLVIASGAEPLTFNIKGVQDNAIFLREVNEAQQIRRKLLTNLMLSENPGLSEAEKKRLLHCVVVGGGPTGVEFSGELSDFIMRDVRDRYAHVKDYVKVTLIEANEILSSFDVGLRQYATNHLSKYGVKLVKGVVKEVLPTEIVLSDGTHVPYGLLVWSTGVGPSEFVKSLDLPKSPGGRIGIDEYLRVPSVEDVYALGDCAGFLESTKRPVLPALAQVAEREGKYLAQLFKKLAAQNGGGRAHCGKRVDLGEPFVYKHIGSMASVGRYKALVDLRENKDAKGVSMAGFLSWVMWRSAYLTRVVSWRNRFYVAVNWATTLVFGRDNTRIG, from the exons ATGGCTTGGTCTAGGATCGCGAGGAGCTCGCAGCTGTCGCAGTCGCTCTCGAGGATCGCGTCCGAGGGCGGCGCGCCCACCCCGGCGGCGTCCGCGCTGCGCAATGCGGCGGCGCTGGGGCCACGGAGCCGCCACGCCGCGTCGTCGTTCCACAGCCTCGCGTGCGTCGGCCTCGCCGACAAGTGCGGCGCCGGCGCGGGGGGCCATCTCTACGGCCAGAACAGAGGCATCAGCGCGACGCCTTCGAGGCTGCTCCCCGCGGCAGCAGAGCCCCTGGCGGCGGAGTGCTCCGACACCGAGGACCCCGCTGAGGCGATGGCGGCGTTGCCGGATCTGGGCCCAACGGGCCTCAAGAACAAGCCCCGCGTGGTGGTGCTCGGCTCCGGATGGGCGGCGTGCCGGTTCCTCAAGGACGTTGACACCTCCGTCTACGACGTGGTGTGCGTGTCCCCGAGGAACCACATGGTGTTCACGCCGCTGCTGGCGTCGACGTGCGTCGGCACGCTGGAGTTCCGGTCCGTGGTGGAGCCCGTCAGCCGCATCCAGCCGGCGCTCGCCACCCGCCCCGGATCATACTTCTTCCTCGCCAACTGCACCGGCATCGACACGCGGAAGCACGAGGTGTACTGCACGGTGGCGGCCGGCGACGAGCAGCTGCCCACCAACCCCTACCGCTTCAGGGTCGCCTACGATAAGCTTGTGATCGCCAGCGGCGCCGAGCCGCTCACCTTCAACATCAAGGGCGTCCAAGACAACGCAATCTTCCTCCGCGAGGTGAACGAGGCGCAGCAGATCAGGCGCAAGCTCCTCACCAACCTCATGCTCTCCGAGAACCCAG GCCTGTCGGAGGCAGAGAAAAAGCGGCTCCTGCACTGCGTGGTCGTCGGCGGAGGCCCCACCGGAGTGGAGTTCAGCGGCGAGCTCAGCGACTTCATCATGCGCGACGTGCGGGACAGGTACGCGCATGTCAAGGACTACGTCAAGGTCACCCTCATCGAG GCCAACGAGATCTTGTCGTCGTTCGACGTCGGGCTGCGGCAGTACGCGACGAACCACCTCTCAAAG TACGGAGTGAAGCTGGTGAAAGGCGTGGTGAAGGAGGTGCTGCCGACGGAGATCGTGCTGAGCGACGGCACCCACGTCCCCTACGGCCTCCTCGTCTGGTCCACCGGCGTCGGTCCGTCGGAGTTCGTCAAGTCCCTCGACCTCCCCAAGTCCCCCGGCGGAAG GATCGGCATCGACGAGTATCTCCGGGTGCCGAGCGTGGAGGACGTGTACGCGCTGGGCGACTGCGCGGGGTTCCTGGAGAGCACGAAGAGGCCGGTGCTCCCGGCGCTGGCGCAGGTGGCGGAGAGGGAGGGCAAGTACCTGGCACAGCTGTTCAAGAAGCTGGCGGCGCAGAACGGCGGCGGCAGGGCGCACTGCGGCAAGAGGGTGGACCTGGGGGAGCCCTTCGTGTACAAGCACATCGGGAGCATGGCCTCCGTGGGGCGGTACAAGGCGCTGGTGGACCTCCGGGAGAACAAGGACGCCAAGGGGGTGTCGATGGCCGGCTTCCTCAGCTGGGTCATGTGGCGCTCCGCGTACCTGACGAGGGTGGTGAGCTGGAGGAACAGGTTCTACGTGGCGGTCAACTGGGCCACCACGCTCGTCTTCGGCAGGGACAATACAAGGATCGGCTGA